A genomic segment from Pseudanabaena sp. FACHB-2040 encodes:
- a CDS encoding Na+/proline symporter produces the protein MSIGAVALAVMLVTVAAFALLGLVQAGRHAISLEDFMVSRNRIGTGMALATIVASAMGAWILFSPPEVGATSGIAGIVGYCIGQATPAAMFAVVGVRIRHLMPQGHSLNEYVLHRFGNAMYLLTLGIIVFYMFVYVAAELTAIAKAVQIMADVPLWVTALLVITAVFAYTVVGGLEATIFTDAIQFAVIVPLLLLSFGIAVMALGGWGAAIAPVQQAAPQLLSLGNGPGIKFGATLVIAVIAAEMFNQGNWQRIYACRNSQVVRRSFLGSFLIILPLLLVSGLLGILAASLGFTDDRAFFSLIQALALPGWVGIAVLVLALALVMSSLDTLLNGIASLFTIDMMRLFPQMRSSRILQLSRLLIVAFGVPAVLIAARGYNVLYLFLLADLVCAGAIFPVLFGLYSRRLTGSMALWSALIGIGVGALFFPRPDFSPWNGLPFAGDLLVSFAAPIVVSTAISLGWIALMAQWGRTQVFDFTRLKTEIKAYGDSEVLPLN, from the coding sequence ATGAGCATTGGCGCTGTGGCTTTGGCAGTGATGCTGGTGACGGTTGCGGCATTTGCCCTGCTGGGGCTGGTGCAGGCGGGCCGTCATGCAATCAGCCTAGAAGATTTCATGGTGAGCCGGAACCGAATTGGTACGGGGATGGCGCTGGCAACGATTGTGGCCTCAGCGATGGGGGCATGGATTTTGTTTAGTCCGCCGGAGGTGGGCGCGACTAGCGGAATTGCCGGGATTGTTGGCTACTGCATTGGGCAGGCGACCCCGGCAGCGATGTTTGCAGTAGTAGGGGTACGGATTCGCCACCTGATGCCTCAGGGGCATTCGCTCAATGAGTACGTGCTGCACCGCTTTGGCAATGCCATGTACCTGCTGACCCTAGGCATTATTGTTTTTTACATGTTTGTCTATGTGGCGGCGGAGCTGACTGCGATCGCAAAAGCCGTCCAAATCATGGCCGATGTGCCGCTCTGGGTAACGGCGCTGCTGGTGATTACGGCAGTATTTGCCTACACAGTGGTGGGTGGGCTGGAAGCCACGATCTTCACCGATGCGATTCAGTTTGCGGTGATTGTGCCGCTGCTGCTGCTGAGCTTTGGCATTGCGGTGATGGCGTTGGGGGGCTGGGGGGCTGCGATCGCACCCGTCCAGCAGGCCGCACCGCAGCTGCTGTCGCTGGGCAATGGCCCCGGCATTAAGTTTGGGGCGACGCTGGTAATTGCGGTGATTGCGGCAGAAATGTTCAACCAGGGCAACTGGCAGCGGATCTACGCCTGCCGCAACAGCCAGGTGGTACGCCGCTCTTTTCTGGGATCGTTTCTGATTATTCTGCCGCTGCTGCTGGTTTCGGGTCTGCTAGGAATTTTGGCGGCAAGCTTGGGCTTTACTGATGACCGGGCCTTTTTCTCGCTGATCCAGGCGCTGGCCTTGCCAGGATGGGTTGGCATAGCGGTATTGGTGCTGGCCCTGGCCCTGGTGATGAGTAGCCTGGATACTTTGCTCAACGGCATTGCCAGTCTCTTCACCATAGACATGATGCGGCTGTTTCCGCAGATGCGCTCTAGCCGCATTTTGCAGCTGTCTCGACTGCTGATTGTGGCTTTTGGAGTGCCGGCAGTGCTGATTGCGGCGCGGGGCTACAACGTGCTGTATCTGTTTCTGCTGGCAGATCTGGTTTGTGCTGGGGCGATTTTTCCGGTGCTGTTTGGCCTCTACTCGCGGCGGCTAACTGGGTCAATGGCGCTCTGGAGTGCGTTGATTGGCATTGGGGTAGGAGCGCTGTTCTTCCCTCGGCCTGACTTTAGCCCGTGGAATGGGCTGCCCTTTGCTGGGGATTTGCTGGTCAGCTTTGCGGCTCCTATTGTGGTGTCGACTGCGATATCCCTCGGCTGGATTGCTCTGATGGCTCAGTGGGGCCGCACTCAGGTCTTCGACTTTACTCGGCTCAAGACCGAGATCAAGGCCTATGGCGACTCTGAGGTTCTACCGCTGAATTAA
- a CDS encoding phytanoyl-CoA dioxygenase family protein yields MPLQMTRRYSDQQIQEFTQAALKDGFCILKDHFSLEVLAAWRAAFTPLLEDHIQREGDLQNRGSARYYVTLPFNAPFAEASIYEDDDVLAIVAGLVGEDAVMCQLATDTPLLGSDYQAIHRDAPPLFPEMEQETPPFQLAVNFPLVDVTLENGPFEVARGTHMLTKEEGLRQLESGAVELEPIMLRAGDVMIRDVRGLHRGTPNRTNTPRPMAVIGYSRRWLYRPEVSIQIPRATWDTLSDRAKHLLRFNPIVESLEERPEVEVYQAYAY; encoded by the coding sequence ATGCCCCTTCAAATGACCCGCCGTTATAGCGACCAACAAATCCAAGAATTTACCCAAGCCGCGCTCAAAGACGGTTTTTGCATTCTCAAAGACCACTTCTCCCTAGAGGTGCTGGCAGCCTGGCGCGCCGCTTTCACCCCCCTGCTAGAAGATCACATCCAACGGGAAGGCGACCTGCAAAACCGAGGTTCTGCCCGTTACTATGTCACCCTCCCCTTCAACGCACCCTTTGCCGAGGCCAGCATTTACGAAGACGATGATGTTTTGGCAATCGTCGCGGGCCTGGTGGGGGAGGATGCCGTCATGTGCCAACTGGCAACCGACACGCCGCTTTTAGGATCTGACTACCAGGCGATCCACCGAGATGCGCCGCCGCTGTTTCCCGAAATGGAGCAGGAAACGCCGCCCTTTCAACTAGCCGTCAACTTTCCCCTAGTGGATGTGACGCTGGAAAACGGCCCGTTTGAAGTCGCTCGCGGCACCCACATGCTCACCAAAGAAGAAGGCTTGCGCCAGCTAGAATCGGGTGCGGTTGAGCTAGAGCCGATCATGCTACGAGCGGGCGACGTCATGATCCGCGACGTGCGGGGCCTACACCGAGGCACCCCTAACCGCACCAATACCCCCCGCCCAATGGCTGTCATCGGCTACAGCCGTCGCTGGCTGTATCGCCCCGAGGTATCGATCCAAATCCCCCGCGCTACCTGGGACACGCTCTCGGATCGGGCCAAGCACCTGCTGCGCTTTAACCCCATCGTGGAATCGCTGGAAGAGCGGCCTGAGGTAGAGGTTTATCAGGCGTACGCGTATTAG
- a CDS encoding MltA domain-containing protein → MGYDDALWGSSGDRANLIRAIDYSLQYLATPQAATAYQQYSVPEFSRDRTQRSLRRLRQLLSSSPTAEAFQQAVLREFTLYQSVGRDGQGTVDFTGYFEPIYSASRTPSAEYRYPLYRRPANLERWAMPHPTRLALEGADGLQGGQGQLRGLELVWLRDRLEAFLVQVQGSAKLALPDGQLMSVGYAGRTEHPYRSIGRALVDDGILEAEGLTLPAVIDYFRQHPEALNTYIPQNQRFIFFQETAGGAPNGSLNVPVTAGRSIATDKSLMPPGAPALISVALPQQNCQGEWSPRPVNRFVLDQDTGGAIQGPGRVDLFIGTGPEAGAQAGLINTPGQLYYLLLRQ, encoded by the coding sequence TTGGGCTACGACGATGCTCTTTGGGGCAGTTCTGGAGACCGGGCTAACCTGATTCGGGCAATCGACTACAGCCTGCAATATCTGGCCACGCCTCAGGCAGCAACGGCCTATCAGCAGTATTCGGTGCCTGAATTTAGTCGCGATCGCACCCAGCGCAGTCTGCGGCGGCTGCGGCAGCTATTGTCTAGCAGCCCCACAGCCGAGGCCTTTCAGCAGGCCGTTTTGCGAGAATTTACCCTCTATCAGTCAGTGGGCCGAGACGGTCAAGGCACGGTTGATTTTACGGGCTACTTTGAGCCGATCTACTCAGCTAGCCGCACTCCCAGCGCTGAATATCGCTATCCTCTCTACCGTCGACCGGCCAATTTAGAACGCTGGGCCATGCCCCACCCGACCCGGCTAGCGCTAGAGGGCGCAGACGGTTTGCAGGGCGGCCAAGGGCAACTGCGGGGCCTAGAGCTAGTCTGGCTGCGAGATCGGCTAGAAGCCTTTTTGGTGCAGGTTCAGGGGTCGGCCAAGCTGGCGTTACCCGACGGTCAGCTGATGTCTGTTGGCTATGCAGGCCGCACCGAGCATCCCTACCGCAGCATCGGTCGAGCTTTGGTAGACGACGGCATTCTAGAGGCAGAAGGGCTGACGCTACCTGCCGTGATCGACTATTTCCGGCAGCACCCTGAGGCTTTAAACACCTACATTCCACAAAATCAGCGGTTTATCTTCTTTCAAGAAACCGCTGGCGGGGCTCCTAACGGCAGCCTGAACGTGCCTGTCACCGCCGGACGCTCCATCGCTACCGACAAATCGCTCATGCCCCCCGGTGCCCCCGCCCTAATCTCTGTAGCGTTGCCTCAGCAGAATTGCCAGGGTGAATGGAGCCCGCGCCCAGTAAATCGCTTTGTTCTAGATCAAGATACTGGAGGAGCCATTCAAGGCCCCGGACGGGTAGATTTGTTTATCGGCACCGGCCCCGAAGCCGGGGCCCAAGCTGGTCTGATCAACACCCCAGGGCAGCTTTACTACCTGCTGCTACGCCAATAG
- a CDS encoding cadmium resistance transporter: MPWVLAAIVTGIITFVVTNIDDLVLLTLFFSQTNAVFRRRHVVLGQYLGFAGIVLISLVGFVGSLWIPQAWIGLLGLLPIAIALNQIFNPEDDNEAPEAKVVNPDPPKRSWLSALWSRHTYTVAAVTFANGGDNFGVYIPLFASINLAQLVVVLATYAVLPAIECYVALYISRHPTVGRVMDRYSHRIVPLVLICLGVYILVENNTLSLVTGQL; the protein is encoded by the coding sequence ATGCCCTGGGTTTTGGCCGCTATCGTGACTGGAATCATCACCTTTGTAGTTACAAATATTGATGACCTGGTTTTACTGACGCTGTTTTTTTCGCAGACCAACGCAGTGTTTCGGCGACGGCATGTGGTGCTAGGCCAGTACCTCGGCTTTGCCGGTATTGTGTTAATTAGCCTAGTTGGATTTGTGGGCAGTCTGTGGATTCCCCAGGCGTGGATAGGGTTGCTGGGCCTACTGCCAATTGCGATCGCACTCAATCAAATCTTTAACCCCGAAGACGATAATGAGGCCCCTGAGGCCAAAGTCGTTAACCCAGACCCACCGAAAAGATCTTGGCTATCGGCCCTGTGGAGCCGCCATACCTACACCGTCGCAGCAGTCACCTTTGCCAATGGCGGCGATAACTTTGGGGTGTATATTCCCTTGTTTGCCAGCATCAACTTGGCCCAGCTTGTAGTCGTGTTAGCCACCTATGCTGTGCTGCCTGCGATTGAGTGCTACGTCGCGCTTTATATCTCTCGCCACCCAACAGTCGGTCGTGTAATGGATCGCTACAGCCACCGCATTGTGCCGCTGGTGCTGATTTGTTTGGGGGTTTATATTCTGGTGGAGAACAACACGCTGTCGCTGGTGACAGGGCAGCTTTGA
- a CDS encoding sodium:proton antiporter has translation MDAPFELTLQIVLTVLAGITAQVIAEFFRVPSIIFLLLLGIGIGPDGLGLIHPQSLGVGLEVMVSLCVALILFEGGLSLELKELGQVSTSLQNLVTFGIFVTLVGGGMAAHWLGEFPWPLAFLYASLVVVTGPTVINPLLRQVKVDRKVATLLEGEGVLIDPVGAILAVVVLNIILSGDADPVTVVSGLSLRLGIGALIGGIGGAAIGIFLKQAKFLSEDLRNLVVLAGLWSLFGLAQSIRGESGLMATVVAGMVVRVLSVPDERLLRRFKGQLTVLAVSVLFILLAADLSIASVFALGQGAVFTVLVLMFAVRPLNIWLCTQQSDLNWRQKFFLSWIGPRGIVSASVASLFSISLTEQGISGGDAIKALVFLTIIMTVMIQGLTAGRLARLLHITSDQLTGAVIVGCSPLSCLIARLLKEQGEAVILLDTNEASCQEAEKEGLKVVVSSALEADVLESVGMATVGTLLAMTSNGEVNAVIAQRALEEFQPPRVLVVMPTEKPANDQSSSSRVQSALASSLSLKTWNTYLTDGAVRLGETCIQSVSPEAQRAHLKGLIQNGSLVPLLVQREEKLQVALAEEEWRVSDRIIYLFHDPKPKLLKRLSGGTQPARLTLESVPEIEEFPLPEPELPEPKLPEPELPSTEADAADPALNGAAAADTSQSRNQPPAAKTAPGPATPP, from the coding sequence ATGGATGCTCCCTTTGAATTAACCCTGCAAATAGTGCTGACCGTGCTAGCGGGCATTACGGCTCAGGTTATTGCTGAATTCTTTAGAGTCCCCAGCATTATTTTTCTGTTGCTGCTGGGCATTGGCATTGGCCCAGACGGCTTGGGCTTGATTCATCCCCAGTCTTTGGGGGTCGGGCTGGAGGTGATGGTTTCTCTCTGCGTTGCCCTGATTTTATTTGAGGGAGGGCTAAGCCTAGAGCTAAAGGAACTGGGCCAAGTTTCTACCAGCCTGCAAAACCTCGTCACGTTTGGCATCTTTGTCACCTTAGTGGGTGGCGGCATGGCTGCTCACTGGCTGGGTGAATTTCCCTGGCCGCTCGCTTTTCTTTACGCGTCGCTGGTGGTGGTTACTGGGCCTACGGTGATCAACCCGCTGCTACGCCAGGTAAAAGTAGACCGCAAAGTGGCCACTCTGCTAGAGGGCGAGGGCGTCTTGATTGATCCGGTAGGGGCGATCTTGGCGGTTGTTGTCTTGAACATTATCCTCAGTGGCGATGCTGATCCAGTAACTGTCGTGAGCGGCCTGAGTCTGCGCTTGGGTATCGGGGCCTTGATTGGCGGTATTGGCGGGGCTGCGATTGGCATATTTCTCAAACAAGCCAAGTTTCTGTCAGAGGACCTGCGTAATTTGGTAGTGCTGGCGGGGCTATGGAGTCTGTTTGGCCTGGCCCAGTCGATTCGAGGTGAGTCGGGGCTGATGGCAACCGTTGTGGCCGGTATGGTGGTGCGGGTGCTGTCTGTGCCCGATGAGCGGCTGCTGCGTCGGTTTAAGGGGCAGCTCACGGTGCTAGCGGTTTCGGTGCTGTTTATTTTGCTGGCGGCAGACCTATCGATTGCCAGTGTGTTTGCCCTGGGGCAGGGGGCGGTGTTTACCGTTCTGGTTTTGATGTTTGCAGTGCGGCCCCTGAATATTTGGTTGTGCACTCAGCAGAGCGACCTCAACTGGCGACAAAAGTTCTTCCTGAGCTGGATTGGTCCACGAGGCATTGTTTCAGCCTCGGTTGCTTCTCTATTCTCAATTTCGCTCACGGAGCAGGGCATTAGCGGTGGCGATGCGATTAAGGCCCTAGTCTTTCTAACCATCATTATGACGGTGATGATTCAGGGCTTAACGGCGGGTCGGCTGGCCCGGCTGCTACATATCACGTCTGACCAGCTGACGGGAGCGGTAATCGTTGGCTGCAGCCCCTTAAGCTGCCTGATTGCCCGGCTGCTGAAGGAACAGGGCGAAGCTGTCATTCTGCTTGATACCAATGAAGCATCCTGCCAGGAGGCCGAAAAGGAGGGCCTGAAGGTGGTCGTCAGCAGCGCCCTAGAGGCCGATGTGCTGGAAAGTGTAGGTATGGCAACCGTAGGCACTCTACTGGCTATGACCAGCAATGGTGAGGTCAATGCGGTCATTGCTCAACGGGCGCTGGAGGAGTTTCAGCCGCCTAGGGTGCTGGTCGTTATGCCGACGGAAAAGCCGGCTAACGATCAGTCCAGTTCCTCGCGGGTACAGTCTGCTCTGGCTTCTTCCCTCTCGCTCAAAACCTGGAACACTTACCTCACAGATGGAGCAGTGCGGCTAGGGGAAACCTGCATTCAAAGTGTGTCTCCGGAGGCTCAGAGGGCACATCTCAAGGGGCTCATTCAAAACGGCTCACTGGTGCCCCTGCTGGTGCAGCGGGAAGAAAAGCTGCAGGTCGCCCTAGCCGAAGAGGAGTGGCGGGTGAGCGATCGCATTATCTACCTCTTCCACGACCCCAAGCCCAAACTGCTCAAGCGGCTCTCTGGTGGCACCCAACCTGCCCGTCTAACGCTCGAATCGGTGCCTGAAATTGAGGAGTTTCCTCTGCCTGAGCCTGAGTTACCTGAACCTAAGCTGCCTGAACCTGAGTTGCCTTCGACTGAAGCCGATGCAGCGGATCCAGCTCTTAACGGGGCTGCGGCGGCAGACACGTCCCAAAGCCGCAATCAGCCCCCGGCTGCCAAAACGGCACCAGGCCCAGCAACTCCCCCTTGA
- the larC gene encoding nickel pincer cofactor biosynthesis protein LarC → MSESTQLAKKIAYLDCPTGIAGDMCLGALVDAGVPLDYLTEQLNRLGLTGEFELWAENVLRQGQAATRVKVDLTAPSAHSRHLGDIEQLISKAQLSPKATEWSLAIFRRLAEAEGAVHGIAPEAVHFHEVGAVDAIVDIVGTCLGLDWLQVDRLSCSALPTGGGLVRAAHGWLPVPAPAVLKLLQMGQVPIYSNGLQKELVTPTGAAIATTLADHFGPPPAMTLQQVGLGAGGHDLPIPNLLRLWIGQAPDGLITLSSKAHTHSHPPIHPSTPPHLEPVTVLETQVDDLSPQAIGYLYERLWNVGALDVFTQAVGMKKSRPGVLLTVICQPNQTSACEQVLFEETTTLGIRRQLQWRHALTRTLTPIDTPYGPVQLKLAYHPETRQLMNVHPEFEDCAQLARQHQVPWQEVHRSALSQWYGQHPPQLKKAPSPQSTAPV, encoded by the coding sequence ATGTCTGAGTCGACCCAACTTGCTAAAAAAATTGCCTATCTGGACTGCCCTACCGGCATCGCTGGAGATATGTGCCTGGGGGCACTGGTGGATGCTGGGGTGCCGCTAGACTACTTAACTGAGCAGCTCAACCGGCTGGGCCTGACCGGGGAATTTGAGCTGTGGGCGGAGAACGTTTTGCGCCAGGGACAAGCCGCCACGCGAGTTAAGGTCGATCTCACAGCGCCCTCTGCCCACTCCCGCCATCTGGGGGATATTGAACAGCTGATCTCAAAAGCGCAGCTGTCCCCTAAAGCGACCGAGTGGAGCCTAGCCATTTTTCGCCGCCTAGCCGAGGCCGAGGGCGCAGTACATGGCATTGCCCCTGAAGCAGTCCATTTTCATGAGGTTGGAGCGGTCGATGCCATTGTCGATATTGTCGGCACCTGTTTGGGGCTGGACTGGCTGCAGGTAGATAGGCTGAGCTGTTCAGCGCTGCCTACGGGCGGCGGGCTAGTGCGGGCAGCCCACGGCTGGCTGCCAGTACCGGCCCCCGCCGTGCTCAAACTGTTGCAGATGGGGCAGGTGCCGATCTACAGCAACGGGCTGCAAAAAGAGCTAGTGACACCAACAGGGGCTGCGATCGCAACCACCCTCGCCGACCACTTTGGCCCCCCTCCCGCCATGACCCTGCAGCAAGTTGGCTTGGGAGCAGGCGGCCACGATCTGCCCATTCCCAACCTGCTGCGGCTCTGGATTGGCCAGGCCCCTGACGGGCTGATCACTCTATCTTCGAAAGCTCACACCCACTCTCATCCACCCATCCACCCATCCACCCCGCCCCATCTAGAACCCGTCACCGTCTTAGAAACTCAGGTCGATGACCTCAGCCCTCAAGCCATTGGCTACCTCTATGAGCGCCTTTGGAACGTCGGCGCGCTAGATGTGTTTACTCAGGCTGTGGGCATGAAAAAGTCTCGCCCTGGAGTACTGCTAACCGTCATTTGTCAGCCCAACCAGACCTCAGCCTGCGAACAGGTTTTGTTTGAAGAAACTACTACCCTGGGAATTCGGCGGCAGCTGCAGTGGCGGCACGCCCTAACGCGAACGTTGACCCCCATCGACACCCCCTATGGGCCGGTGCAGCTCAAGCTGGCCTACCACCCAGAAACCCGGCAGCTCATGAACGTCCATCCCGAATTTGAAGACTGCGCTCAGCTGGCCCGTCAGCATCAAGTGCCCTGGCAAGAGGTCCACCGCAGTGCCCTTAGCCAGTGGTATGGGCAGCATCCCCCCCAGCTTAAAAAGGCTCCCAGCCCACAGTCCACAGCCCCAGTCTAG
- a CDS encoding L-threonylcarbamoyladenylate synthase yields MATVYKIHPETPQTRKISAIRDALQQGAVMLYPTDTVYAIGCDLNVKGAVQRVRQLKQLANEKPLTFLCSSLSNIADYAVVDDNAYRIIKRLIPGSYTFLLPATKEVPRLVMSPKRRTTGIRVPDHAICQALLEELGHPIISTSSLSVAQPSGQPDLATLSKALLFDRLENQVDIIIDDSEDLTYEVSSILDFTEGEPTLIRRGLGWEKALSWVPERV; encoded by the coding sequence ATGGCAACGGTCTACAAAATTCACCCTGAAACTCCCCAAACTCGGAAAATCTCCGCCATCCGAGATGCTTTGCAGCAGGGGGCCGTGATGCTTTACCCCACCGATACGGTCTATGCCATTGGCTGCGATCTCAATGTCAAAGGGGCTGTGCAGCGCGTGCGGCAGCTCAAGCAGCTAGCCAATGAAAAACCCCTGACGTTCCTGTGCTCTTCCCTGTCCAACATTGCTGACTATGCCGTTGTTGATGACAATGCCTACCGCATCATCAAGCGGCTAATTCCGGGGTCTTATACTTTTCTGCTGCCTGCTACCAAAGAGGTGCCGCGCCTGGTTATGAGCCCCAAGCGTCGCACTACCGGCATCCGCGTGCCCGATCATGCTATTTGCCAGGCGCTGCTGGAGGAACTGGGCCATCCAATTATCTCCACCTCATCGCTGTCGGTGGCGCAGCCGTCGGGTCAGCCCGATCTAGCGACCCTCTCCAAAGCCCTGCTGTTTGACCGCCTGGAAAACCAGGTAGACATTATTATCGACGACAGTGAGGATCTGACCTACGAAGTCTCTAGCATTCTTGACTTTACAGAAGGAGAACCCACGCTAATCCGGCGTGGGCTAGGCTGGGAAAAGGCGCTTTCCTGGGTGCCTGAGCGGGTCTAA
- a CDS encoding pentapeptide repeat-containing protein: MNIQELLHEYNQGYRDFSGIHLNRVNLSGASLSGIDLSHADLSHADLSRADLSRANLTGANLTNADLKGTDLSGANLTSVNLIGADLRRASLVGTDLGQADLRTADLEDADLRGANLKQVALSGATLRRANLASACMDGTDITGVDLEGANLNLLRSFDRDCETGTFHRWVTWDGH, from the coding sequence ATGAACATTCAAGAGTTGCTGCACGAATACAACCAGGGCTACCGCGACTTTTCAGGAATTCATCTAAATCGGGTCAATCTGAGCGGAGCAAGTCTGAGCGGCATTGACCTGAGCCATGCAGATTTGAGCCATGCAGATTTGAGCCGGGCCGATCTGAGCCGAGCCAATCTTACTGGAGCCAACCTGACCAATGCTGACCTCAAGGGCACTGATCTGAGCGGGGCCAACCTGACCAGCGTTAACCTGATTGGGGCGGACTTGCGGCGGGCCAGCCTGGTCGGTACCGACTTGGGTCAGGCAGATCTTAGAACTGCAGATTTAGAAGACGCTGACTTGCGGGGAGCTAATCTCAAGCAGGTTGCTCTCAGCGGAGCGACGCTGCGGCGGGCCAACCTGGCCAGCGCCTGTATGGACGGTACAGATATCACTGGGGTGGATCTAGAGGGGGCCAACCTAAACCTGCTGCGGTCTTTTGACCGTGACTGTGAAACGGGAACCTTTCACCGCTGGGTAACCTGGGACGGCCATTAG
- a CDS encoding nuclear transport factor 2 family protein, which produces MIPFSTTFEDVLESAQRAWLMSDAEGFAGLFDEIGEFMVPGGRWIGQEDIQLAFQEYSDAYEVLQIEVLQILKEGNRAAVEWRWTDRERATGNTSEAEDAIFIEMLGGRITRWREYIDNGSL; this is translated from the coding sequence ATGATTCCTTTTTCTACCACCTTTGAAGACGTTCTCGAATCGGCTCAAAGAGCCTGGCTGATGAGCGATGCTGAGGGCTTTGCGGGTCTATTTGATGAGATTGGAGAATTCATGGTGCCGGGTGGTCGGTGGATTGGTCAGGAGGACATTCAGCTAGCGTTTCAGGAGTATTCGGACGCCTACGAAGTCCTGCAAATCGAGGTGCTGCAGATTCTCAAAGAAGGCAATAGAGCCGCCGTAGAATGGCGCTGGACTGACCGGGAGCGGGCAACAGGCAACACCTCCGAGGCAGAAGACGCCATTTTCATTGAGATGCTGGGTGGGCGCATTACCCGGTGGCGCGAATATATCGACAACGGCTCCCTTTAA